The Chryseolinea soli nucleotide sequence CTTGTTCGTCGGGGACCTTATCGAGGTATTGATTTACATCTTTCAACGCATCCGCATATTGCGCCAGTCCATATTTGCAATAGGCGCGATTGTAAAACACCGCGTAGTCTTCGGGCGCTTTGAATTTGGTGGCTTGAATGATCTTATCATACAACACCAGGGCTCCGGCATAATCTTCGTGCGCCATCAGCGTGTCGGCCTGTGCCTTGAGCGACGGCCCTTTGTCTGTTTTGAGTTGGGCTGAAGCAAAAAAAGAACTCATCGCCAAAATGACGATGAGCCCTGTAGAATATGCGCGAAAATGCTTTGGCATTGCGCCGCGATTTATTTGCTGTTTCTCTTCCGATCGGTTTCGTTGAGGTAGATCTTCCGCAAGCGGATGGATTTGGGGGTAACCTCTACGTATTCGTCCGACTGAATGTATTCCAATGCCTCTTCCAAAGAGAAGATGATGGGGGGTGCGATCCTCATTTTTTCGTCAGAACCGGAAGCCCGCATGTTGGTGAGCTTTTTGGTTTTGGTGACGTTGATCACGAGGTCGCCGCTGCGGCTGTGTTCGCCGATCACTTGTCCTTCGTATACGGCCTCGCCTTCGTTGATAAAGAACTTGCCGCGATCTTGCAGGTTGTGCAAGCTGTAGGCAATGGCTTCGCCTTGTTCCATCACGATCAGTGAACCGTTGATCCGTCCGGGGATCTCGCCACGGAAGGCTTGATATTCTTTGAAGCGGTGGGTCACGATGGCTTCACCGGCTGTTACGTTCAATAAGTAATTTCTCAAACCGATGATACCGCGTGAAGGGATCATGAACTTCAGGATCATGCGATCGCCTTTCGGCTCCATGTTCAACATTTCACCCTTGCGTTGTGATACGGTCTCGATAGCCTTGCCGGCATCTGTTTCCGGAAGGTCGATGGTGAGCTCTTCCATAGGTTCGGATTTCACGCCGTCGATCTCCTTGAAGATCACCTGGGGTTGGCCGATCTGGAGTTCATAGCCTTCGCGGCGCATGGTCTCGATCAAAACCGACAAGTGGAGTACACCACGACCAAACACCATGAAGCTATCGGCAGAGCCGGTTTCTCCCAGGCGCAGGGCGAGGTTCTTTTCAAGTTCTTTCTCCAAACGGTCTTTGATGTGGCGCGAGGTCACAAACTTGCCTTCCTTACCATAGAAAGGCGAGTTGTTGATGGTGAAGAGCATACTCATGGTCGGCTCGTCGATCGAGATGGCTTTCATGCCTTCGGGCTTCTCGATGTCAGCAACGGTGTCGCCGATATCGAAACCTTCCAAACCTACCAGCGCGCAGATCTCGCCGGCCTTTACTTCTTCAACTTTCAGTTTATCGAAACCTTCGAATACGTACAGGTCTTTGATGCGGGACTTCACCACGGCGCGTGATTCACGTTTCACCAGGGCGATGGGTTGACCGGTCTTGATCGAGCCTCTGTGTACACGGCCAATAGCCACGCGGCCGATGTAGGCTGAATATTCCAGGGAGGTAATCAACATTTGGGTCGATCCTTCCTCCACCGCGGGGGCAGGTATGTATTGGATGATGCCGTCCAATAACGGGGTGATGCTGTCGGTAGGCGTTTTCCAGTCGGTGCTCATCCAGCCTTGTTTAGCAGAGCCATAGAAGGTGGGGAAGTCCAATTGTTCTTCGGTACCGTCGAGTTGGAACATGAGGTCGAAAACCTGTTCGTGTACTTCGTCGGGGGTACAGTTCTTTTTGTCAACTTTATTGATCACCACGATGGGCTTCAGTCCCAGTTGAAGGGCTTTTTGAAGCACGAAACGGGTTTGGGGCATGGGGCCTTCAAAAGCGTCCACCAGCAGCAAACAGCCGTCGGCCATGTTCAATACGCGCTCTACTTCACCGCCAAAGTCGCTGTGGCCGGGGGTGTCGATGACGTTGATCTTATAGTCTTTGTATCGTACCGATACGTTTTTTGCCAAAATGGTGATGCCGCGTTCGCGTTCCAGGTCATTGCTGTCCATGATGAGCTCACCAGGGGTTTCGTGGTCCTTGAAAAGCTTACCGGCCATGAGTAATTTGTCTACCAGGGTAGTTTTACCGTGATCGACGTGGGCAATGATAGCGATGTTCCTGATCTTGTTAACCTCCATAAATCCTCAAAATCCTCTGTTTTTTTCTGAATTGAGCCGCAAAGATACGACTTTTCGCCGGGTAATGGTTATCCCATTGTAAAGGTTTCTGTGGTCGGGGATGAATCTTAGAATTCAAACGTGTGATTCCCCAGGAAGGCCGAATGAAGTTTGCCGTGGGCATATGCTGACATGGTATATTTTCCGTCTTTCAGGATAAAACTTACGGTTTCTTTGGTTTTTGGTGAGACCATGTGATACTCCGGAATCTGAAACCGTTGATAAAGGACCCGTTTCCGGGCCTCATGAAAAGATTCGCGCGGAGAAAAAATCTCGATAATCATATCCGGCCGGCCATGGATTGCATCCTCTTTAATAATAGTCCGGTTGGCTTTGGCGATCACCATCAGGTCGGGAAGCAACACATTCGCTTTTCATCCAAAATAGATCAAGAGGAAGCATAAAGAGCAAATCCGCGTTTGTGCTCTCTTAATAAAGAGATTCAACGTCGTAAGCAGACGACCCCACGTGCTGACGATCAAGGGTTCGCGACGCAAATGGAAAGAGTTTTCCTTCCATGAGCTCCACCAATGTTCCTTCCATCAGGTTTTTGAAGACCTTCATGCCCAGCGATACGGATGCATTTTCGGGGTGCATGCCTGAATATACAACTAAACCCCTAGAGCAAAATGAGGCTACGAGCGAAATCTCAAAAACGTCCCCATTGGCAGATCTTTTCCCTGGGCGGATTTCAGAAAAAATTCTCCGTATTCGGGCTCTCTCATCTCGGGAAAATGCGACTTCGCCACGTTCAATCCCACGATCGGGGAAAGCCCGGCAGCGTACATGCTCAGAATGTGGAAATGATTTTTCTTTTCCAACAGCGCACTGCTAAGCGCCAGGAGCTCGTCCAATTGTTCCTGCAACGTCCACTTCTCGCCTTCCGGTCCGCGACCGTACGGTGGCGGGTCCATGATCACACCGTTGTATTTGTTGCCACGTTTCACCTCACGCTTCACAAATTTAAAGGCATCCTCATACACCCAACGGATGTCCTGGAGGCCATTCATCTGCATGTTCTGGCTGGCCCAATTTAAACCGGGGCGCGACGCATCGCAGTGCGTGACATCGGCGCCAGCCGAACGCGCCACCACGGAAGCGGCACCCGTGTAGGCAAACAAATTCAGCACACGGGGGCGCTGCAATTGCCATTGCGTGAGGGTGTCGTAAATAAAATTCCAGTTGCTGCCTTGTTCCGGAAAAACGCCTACATGACCAAAGCCCGTCAATGCCAGGCGCAGCGTCAGGCGGAGGCCATTATAATTGTATTGCACGTTCCAACTTTCCGGCATGGCGGGGTCTTTGGACCAGCCCCCTTTCACATCGTCGGTAAACCTGAACTTGTCCGTTTGCTCGCGCACAAATTTGGCGTGGGCTGTTTTCTTCCACACCTCGTCCGCCAGCGAGCGGCTCCAGAGCGCCTGGGGCTCGGGACGAATGAGCACGTACTTCCCAAAACGCTCCAGCTTTTCAAAGTTGCCGGAATCGAGGAGTTCATAGTCGTGCCAGGAGGCGGGGTGGAGCAGTTTCATGGATGTGGGCTTTTATGCAATACGCAGCCTTATGCAGCCGCAAAACTATTAAAATTATCGGGGATCTTTTAGGAGCCAGAATCCAGGAGCCAGGAGCCAGAATCCAGTAGTCAGTAGCCATTGTTTAGATGTTAGCTGTCAGGAGGTCATTGTTGGCCGACGGGAAATCAATGGCTTGACAAGTCGATTGCTTCTGATATTGATTTTGGACAACATAATACTACAAATCCCTTCACTCACACTCACCCCCACTCCCGCACTCTACTGGCTACTGGCTACTAGCTACTGATTCCCGCCTCCCAAATTCTGGCTCCTGGCTCCTGGATTCTGGCTCCTGATTGCTTAACATTACGCTTTCATTTTTCCATGCATCCCCTCATCACGAGCCCTCAGAATCCGAAAATAAAAAACGTGCTGGCCCTGGAGAAGGCCCGCGAGCGACGGGAGCAGAACGTTTTTATCATCGAGGGTTTGAAAGAGCTTTCCCTGGCTGTGACCGGCGGATACGTGCTTAACAGTGTGTTCTTTTGTCCGGATATTATTGACACCGAAAAGGTCTTGTCCCTGGTTGGCGACGAGCACCTGCTCATTCCCGTTCAAAAAGCCGTATTCGAAAAAATTGCCTATCGTGAAAGCACCGGGGGTGTGCTGGCCGTTGCCCGGCAAAAGACCCATTTTCTGGGAGACCTCCAGCTTCGTCCAACGCCTTTGGTGTTGGTGCTGGAATCGGTTGAAAAGCCCGGTAACCTCGGGGCTGTCTTGCGCACAGCCGATGCTGCCGGGGTAGATGCCGTGATCATCTGCGACCCGCAAACCGATTTCTATAACGCCAATGTTATCCGCTCCAGCGTAGGCTGTGTGTTTACCACCCCCGTGGCGTCGGCTACTTCTGCCGAAACCATTGCCTGGCTCAAAAAAAATAACATCGCCATTCTGGCTACCTATCTTCAGGCATCCCGCCCCTATTACGACGTCGATTTCCGGAAGCCGTCCGCCATCGTTATGGGCACAGAATCTACCGGATTATCAGACCTTTGGGTGAAGCAGGCCGACCAAAACATTATTATTCCCATGCAGGGGGCCATCGATTCCATGAACGTTTCCACGGCAGCGGCAGTTGTGGTGTTCGAAGCGGTGCGGCAGCGTGGTTTCCGGCGGTGAGAAACACAATTTTTTACAAACGTCCAACCTAACCTAAAGGCAAATCCCGTAACTTAGCCGCAGAGCCTAAGAGTGCAAATGGAAAAAATTCCATTGAAAAAGAAACCTGCGTCAGACGATACCTTCCTAAACGCGCTAGCCGATGCTTATCGGCTCCAGGAGTCTATTATCAGCACTACCGAACTGGCCGTCATTTCCACCACCCCCGAAGGCCTCATCACCAGCTTTAACAAAGCCGCGGAAACGCTTTCAGGCTACTCGGCCGACGAGATGATCGGCAAGGCAACGCCCGTGTTGCTGCACGACAACATCCAGCTTATTGAACGCGCCGACGAATTATCGAACGAACTCCACCAGGAGATCGAACCGAACTTTGAAGTACTGGCCACTAAAACGCGGCTGAAAAAAATTGCCGATCGCAAAGAGTGGACCTATATCCGCAAAGACGGCACCCGTTTCCCCGTGCTCGTTTCGTTCACGGGTCTGTGGGACGATAAAGGCACCCTCACCGGTTTTGCCAGCATCGCCACCGACATCACCGAAAGCAAACTGGCCGAAAAGAAACTCCGCGACTCCGAAGCCCATCTGCAGGCCCTCCTCAACTCCATCGACGACGTTGCTTTCGAGATCGGCCGCGATGGCGAGTACACCAACATCTGGACACGGAAAGATTATATGCTGTTCGCCAGCCCGCGCGAACAATACGTGGGCAAAAAAATAACGGACGTGCTAAGCGGCGACCTGCTCAAGCAATACCAGGACGCCATCGAAAAAGTGTTGCGCACGCAAAATTCCGAATCGCTGGAATATCCCGTGCCCCATCAAAAACGTTGGAGCTCTTGCAAGATCTCTTATATCAACGAGAATAAAGTGCTCATCCTCGTGCGCGATATCACCGCCAAGAAAAAAGCGGAGTTGTTGCTCGCACAAAGTGAACAAAAATTCAGGGCCCTCACGGAAAATATCCCCGGCGCCGTCTACCTCTGCAAAAAAGATGCACGCCACGAGATGCTTTACATCAACCACCAGGTGAAAGAGATCGTGGGCTACGATCCCGCCGATTTTATTTCGGGTAAAGTGAGCATGACCGACCTCTATCATCCCGAAGACCGCGAGCGCATTTTCGCCGTGGTGGAAAAGGCCGTGCAAACACACGAAAAGTTTCACCTCCGCTATCGCCTGCAAGATCGCAATGCCGAGTGGCGCTGGGTGGAAGAGATCGGAAGCGTGATCCTGCAACCCGGCGAACCTGCTATGATTGAGGGGTTCATCAGCGACATCACGTTCCAAAAGATCGCCGAAGAAGCGCTTGAAAAGATCGCCGAAGAAAACCACCGCATTTTCGCCAATGCCCTCAACCTGATCGCTATTGCCAGTTTCGATGGTTATTTTCTGAAACTGAACCCCTACTGGACCCAACTGTTGGGCTGGACCGAAGAGGAATTGATGAATCATCGCTTCATTGAATTTGTTCACCCCGACGATATTGTCCCGACCAAAAATGCGGTGGGACACCTGCAAGTGGGGCGTCATATTCCGACCTTCGAAAACCGCTACCGCCACAAAGACGGAACCTACCGCTGGCTGTTGTGGACGTCGGCCAGCGATGTGAAGAACCAGTTGATCTATGCCAGCGCGGTGGACATCACCGAACGCAAAAAATCAGAAGACGAATTGCTCCGCTCCAAGCAAAGCATGGAGTCGTTTGCCGTGAAATTACAAGAGCAGAACCGGCAACTCGACGAATTTGCCCACATCATCTCTCACAACCTGCGCTCGCCCATCGGCAACATCAAAGCGCTCATCGGACTGTTGAGTCCTTCCAGCTCCATCACCGAGTATCAGCAGATCTTCGAAAAGCTCAAGAACGTAGCGCACAACCTGGGGGAAACCATGAACGAGCTGATGGAGACGTTGAAGGCCAAAAAAGAAACCGACATCGAACGGGTGGATATCCGTTTTCACGAGATCTTCGACAAAGTGGTGCAGTCCCTGCAAGGAGAACTCATTCAGACCGGCGCCTCCATCACCTTTGACTTTAACGCCGCCCCGGTCATTCACTACTCGCGCACCTACCTGGAAAGTATTTTTCAAAATTTGCTCAGCAACGCCGTCAAATACCGTTCGCCTGACCGGGCGCCGGAAATTCATGTGCTCACCCGCATGCGCGATCATTCCGTGGAGCTGATCGTGCGCGATAACGGACTGGGTATTGAAATGGATAAATTCGGCGATAAGCTATTTGGTCTTCACAAGACCTTTCACGATCACAAAGACGCGCGGGGCGTTGGGTTGTTTCTCATCAAAA carries:
- the typA gene encoding translational GTPase TypA: MEVNKIRNIAIIAHVDHGKTTLVDKLLMAGKLFKDHETPGELIMDSNDLERERGITILAKNVSVRYKDYKINVIDTPGHSDFGGEVERVLNMADGCLLLVDAFEGPMPQTRFVLQKALQLGLKPIVVINKVDKKNCTPDEVHEQVFDLMFQLDGTEEQLDFPTFYGSAKQGWMSTDWKTPTDSITPLLDGIIQYIPAPAVEEGSTQMLITSLEYSAYIGRVAIGRVHRGSIKTGQPIALVKRESRAVVKSRIKDLYVFEGFDKLKVEEVKAGEICALVGLEGFDIGDTVADIEKPEGMKAISIDEPTMSMLFTINNSPFYGKEGKFVTSRHIKDRLEKELEKNLALRLGETGSADSFMVFGRGVLHLSVLIETMRREGYELQIGQPQVIFKEIDGVKSEPMEELTIDLPETDAGKAIETVSQRKGEMLNMEPKGDRMILKFMIPSRGIIGLRNYLLNVTAGEAIVTHRFKEYQAFRGEIPGRINGSLIVMEQGEAIAYSLHNLQDRGKFFINEGEAVYEGQVIGEHSRSGDLVINVTKTKKLTNMRASGSDEKMRIAPPIIFSLEEALEYIQSDEYVEVTPKSIRLRKIYLNETDRKRNSK
- a CDS encoding Uma2 family endonuclease — encoded protein: MVIAKANRTIIKEDAIHGRPDMIIEIFSPRESFHEARKRVLYQRFQIPEYHMVSPKTKETVSFILKDGKYTMSAYAHGKLHSAFLGNHTFEF
- a CDS encoding class I SAM-dependent methyltransferase; translation: MKLLHPASWHDYELLDSGNFEKLERFGKYVLIRPEPQALWSRSLADEVWKKTAHAKFVREQTDKFRFTDDVKGGWSKDPAMPESWNVQYNYNGLRLTLRLALTGFGHVGVFPEQGSNWNFIYDTLTQWQLQRPRVLNLFAYTGAASVVARSAGADVTHCDASRPGLNWASQNMQMNGLQDIRWVYEDAFKFVKREVKRGNKYNGVIMDPPPYGRGPEGEKWTLQEQLDELLALSSALLEKKNHFHILSMYAAGLSPIVGLNVAKSHFPEMREPEYGEFFLKSAQGKDLPMGTFLRFRS
- a CDS encoding TrmH family RNA methyltransferase, whose amino-acid sequence is MHPLITSPQNPKIKNVLALEKARERREQNVFIIEGLKELSLAVTGGYVLNSVFFCPDIIDTEKVLSLVGDEHLLIPVQKAVFEKIAYRESTGGVLAVARQKTHFLGDLQLRPTPLVLVLESVEKPGNLGAVLRTADAAGVDAVIICDPQTDFYNANVIRSSVGCVFTTPVASATSAETIAWLKKNNIAILATYLQASRPYYDVDFRKPSAIVMGTESTGLSDLWVKQADQNIIIPMQGAIDSMNVSTAAAVVVFEAVRQRGFRR
- a CDS encoding PAS domain-containing sensor histidine kinase, which codes for MEKIPLKKKPASDDTFLNALADAYRLQESIISTTELAVISTTPEGLITSFNKAAETLSGYSADEMIGKATPVLLHDNIQLIERADELSNELHQEIEPNFEVLATKTRLKKIADRKEWTYIRKDGTRFPVLVSFTGLWDDKGTLTGFASIATDITESKLAEKKLRDSEAHLQALLNSIDDVAFEIGRDGEYTNIWTRKDYMLFASPREQYVGKKITDVLSGDLLKQYQDAIEKVLRTQNSESLEYPVPHQKRWSSCKISYINENKVLILVRDITAKKKAELLLAQSEQKFRALTENIPGAVYLCKKDARHEMLYINHQVKEIVGYDPADFISGKVSMTDLYHPEDRERIFAVVEKAVQTHEKFHLRYRLQDRNAEWRWVEEIGSVILQPGEPAMIEGFISDITFQKIAEEALEKIAEENHRIFANALNLIAIASFDGYFLKLNPYWTQLLGWTEEELMNHRFIEFVHPDDIVPTKNAVGHLQVGRHIPTFENRYRHKDGTYRWLLWTSASDVKNQLIYASAVDITERKKSEDELLRSKQSMESFAVKLQEQNRQLDEFAHIISHNLRSPIGNIKALIGLLSPSSSITEYQQIFEKLKNVAHNLGETMNELMETLKAKKETDIERVDIRFHEIFDKVVQSLQGELIQTGASITFDFNAAPVIHYSRTYLESIFQNLLSNAVKYRSPDRAPEIHVLTRMRDHSVELIVRDNGLGIEMDKFGDKLFGLHKTFHDHKDARGVGLFLIKTQIEALGGTIHAESKVGEGTTFTVAFGISQE